A part of Onthophagus taurus isolate NC chromosome 7, IU_Otau_3.0, whole genome shotgun sequence genomic DNA contains:
- the LOC111423046 gene encoding ras-related protein RabJ-like, with translation MIQKMQVINGKLVVLGHQGVGKTSTILRYVEKIFSTETPSTVGASFFTSRIDVEGITVKLQVWDTAGQERFKSMTPLFYRNANGALLVFDITQRDTFDHMKVWVTELKRNIDEPIFIYVVGNKIDLDNREVSYEEALQYSHSIDAKYFECSAKEDKGIEQIFLSLARDIIMKSTNNDAYKSLEKFESMDENVLLASASDQNATDVGHTEIVGASINSIAHGDIVAKRCC, from the exons GTGTTGGTAAAACATCAACAATTCTAAGATACGTTGAGAAAATTTTTAGTACAGAAACTCCATCAACCGTAGGAGCCTCATTTTTTACATCACGAATCGATGTTGAAGGAATAACAGTTAAATTGcag gTTTGGGATACTGCAGGTCAAGAACGCTTCAAATCCATGACACCTTTATTTTATCGTAACGCCAATGGGGCATTATTAGTTTTCGATATAACCCAACGAGACACATTCGATCATATGAAAGTTTGGGTCACcgaattaaagagaaacatcgatgaaccaatttttatttacgtCGTTggtaataaaatcgatttagaTAATAGGGAAGTTAGTTACGAGGAGGCATTACAATATTCTCATTCGATTGATGCTAAGTATTTCGAGTGTTCAGCCAAAGAAGATAAG ggtatagaacaaatatttttaagtttagcCAGAGATATTATTATGAAATCAACGAACAATGACGCTTATAAAtcattagaaaaattcgaatcgatggatgaaaatgttttgttagcTTCTGCCAGCGATCAAAATGCCACCGACGTTGGACATACAGAAATTGTAGGTGCTAGTATCAATTCAATAGCTCACGGTGATATCGTAGCTAAAAGATGTTGTTGA